GCATGGGTATTGATTTTGAGGCGTGGTTGATCTTTGCACAATGCGGGTATCCCAATCCCCTTCATCCGCCAATATCAGTTGCGCCCGCTCCGCGTTCATGGGCGTGCCCGCAGGCAAACGCAAGCCTCGATAGTGTTCGCCCTCCAAATCCCCCCATTCGCTTGGGGTGCTGATGAGCACGGGCAATAAAGAAGTATCGGCGTCAAACTTCACCATTTCCGCGTCCAAAAATTGCACGTCCTGATAAGAGTCGTTTTGAGCCGTAACCGTGACCTTGGGCGTTTGATCAGGCATCGCATAATTAGCATTGCCGCCCCATGTATTGGCGCGCATTGTGTATTTACCCGGCAAAAGCCCGCCGATCACAAACGAACCGTCGTTGGAAACCTGGGTATAACCCCAGCCATTGCCCTCGCCGTTGGCATTGATATTGCCGCTGACATAGCCGTTTTCCGTGTTTCCGGGAATAAAGCGCGAACCGTCCGGCTTCAACAAATTACCCCTGATTCGTCCGGCCCGGGCAAAACTCATATTCTTAACCACGGTCGTAGTCGTTTTAAGCTCAACTTGATCGCTGCCGCCGCCGCCTTCTCTGACAATGCCCCAATAATCCGTCCTGATTTCCATCCAGAACCGGCCCGTGGTCACATTGATTTCATAATCGTATTCGCTTAACGTTTGTCCGGCCTGATCATCATGAGGCACGACATCATATCCGCCGCCTTTCCAGCAATCCTGGGTCTGTTCCTCGCAATTTTTTCGCAAGGTCATGGTAATCGGCTCATTGGCGATGTTGACAGCGGTCGGAAATTTCAATTTGCCCCGCATCACGGCTCCGGTATTAGCCTGGGCATTGACGATAATGGTGATTGAGGTGATCGCGCTCAAATAAGTTCCCGACGCATCGTAAACCTTAAGAGAATCGCCCAAACCATTCGTAAAAACATTCGGATCATTTATTTGAACCCTCACGTCATCCATGCTGGTTTGCGTACAGCCTTTATGGGAATTCCATTCGTCCCAGCTCCATTTGCCGTCGGCGCCCGCGTTGTACATCATGCCTTCATTGGTAAAATCGGTCCAGACTTGAACCTGATAGTTGCCCGGGCGCATATTCGGGATCACTGTGTAGCCGGTGGTCGCTTGGATATTGAATTGGCCCAAGCCTGGGCTTGATAAATCAACGTCGAAATGCCAGCTCTGTCCCGGTGCGCCCTGTTCGCAAAGAGCGGTTCTTGTGGTTTCCCGGATTCCGTTGAAATCCGTATCCACAAGATAAGGAACGAAGTCAGGACTGCTTGAGGTTGCAGTGGAAGAGTGCCAGTTCGTCCAATCATGCCAGATATTGATCTGCGCATTGGGGATGGCCCGGCCCTTGGTGTCTTTGACCGCGACCCTTAATTGACCGGCGCCGCCGGAAGCCTTGGGGATTTTGATCCGGTGCTGCAAAGTTGAACCGTTGTAAGTCTGTCCGGGAGTGGGATTATCCGGATTGTAATAGAAATCAAAGCCGGGCGTGGGATCATAAGTCGTGGTGTTGGGTTTCAACGCCGGATTGGTGAAGCCCTCAAAACAGGTATTGGTGCGCCAATCGCAATTAGGATGCACGGTCAAATAATAAGTGTTGCCCGGAGTCAAACCGTACATTCGAAAACGCCCATTTTCATCCGTGTTCGTCCAGCCCTGGCCCCAAAAATTGGTCGTTCCGCTGTTAAGGTCGATGCTTTTTACCCTCAAGTCAATACCGCTCCAAGGAACATAAATCGGCTGGTTGGTGAGGGGATTGGTAAACGTGCTCTGAACAACGCCCTCGACGCTGACATCGGTCGGCGTTTGGCCCCCGGAACCGCCGCCGGATCCGCCGCCCACATTGGCTTGAGTCGTTTGCCTGTTCGGCGGCAAACAAATGGTCGGATCAAAATCGAGCTCCAAATCGTACTGCTGGGTATTGACGACGGTGGTGACTGTGGATGAGGAGCAGGATAAATCATTGCTGAAGCCGCTGGCCGTGTACGTGGCCACGGAGGTATCCGTCGGTATGTTGTGGAAATTGGCGGCTCCGTTTCCGGCGCCGTCCACTTTGGCGATCGTCAGACCAATATCCTCCTCAGAGCCTTCTCGTCTAAAACCAAAACAACCCAAGGCCACGGCATTCGTCAAAGTGATTTTGAAAAAACCCACCTCGCGGGTTGCGTCAGGATTCAAGGTGACATTGATGGTTGCATTGTCGCCACTGACGGCTCTGTAGGAAAATCTGTTCGGCAAATCATTCGCGGTTTGCCCATGCATTTGCTCTTTAAGAGTTGGGAAGTAAGCCTGGGTGCTGGCGCCGATAAAATAATCAACATTATCATTGAGGAAAAATGTGGTAGCGCCGTTGGATTGAGTCAGCATCACCGTGGTATTGGGGCCGATGCCGTTGGTGGTGAATTCCACGGCGAACACATCCACGCTGGGCAGATTATTGCCATTGGAATCTTTGACTTGAATGGTTACGTCGGCCGCCAAAGCTTGCACGGCCAAAGCCGCAGGAAGGAGAGCGGCAAAAGCCATCCCGGCCAAGATCCGGCCAAGATCAAAAGACAAAAAAGAAAAAAAAGGCGCCATTGATTTTCTCATACTCCCTCCTGTTTCAGAAAAAAAATCTTCTGAGTTCCCCCACCCATGTTTCATACGATGGCATAGCTTTGCGGATAAACAAAAATTTGTCAAGGGGCAAGTCTTCACTTTTAGTGAATGACGGTAAACTCATCAATTTCATCGCTTCAACGCCACTTCAGTAAAAAATTTTTGCACTATCCGACAAATCGACTTACCGGACCGACTTGCAAATCATGAGCCTAAAATTTAACGACTTACGATTTCTGAACTGAAAACAAGGATTACGGTCCGTAAAAAATTCTTTAAAATTTATTAACATCCGTAACTCAATGGAAAAACTCTTCGCGCCACAAAGCCAACAAAAACATATTTTGATAACCGAGGATGAAGACGAACTGCGCTCTTATCTGGAATTTGCTCTTAAAAGGGAGGGTTATCGCGTATCACTTGCCAAAAACATTAAAGAAGCTGTTCAAATTATTGCCGGCGCCAAACCCGATCTCCTCGTTTTGGACATTACCCTTCCCGATGGCAACGGCCTTGCTCTATGCAAACGCCTCAAAGGCCTTCCGTTCACCCGTTCGCTTCCTGTTTTGATCTTGTCCGCCCGGGCTGACACCGGGGCTTATGCCGAATCCATTGCGGCTCACGCTGACCACTACCTCAATAAACCCATAGAAAAATCCGAGCAGCTATTGGGCTGGATAAGGGCCCTTTTGGGCAAACCCGCTTTAAGCGAAGAAGAAAACCGATGCGAAATCAAATCCTGGTTTGTGGATAGAAATAAAGGTATCCACACGCTTTACTACAACAAAAAAGCGGTATTCAGCGACCTTCCCGCGCTGCACCTCGATCTTATTTTCCATTTAATGAAAGCATATCCCGAATCTATCGAACGAATCAAACTCTGCCACTTGGTTTGGGGCAAAAATTTTACCTTCAACGATCACGAGTTAACCGTGCTTGTTAGCCGCTTGCGCAAAAAATTTAATGCCGAAGGTTTGCCCTTCCCCGTTAAATCCTGTCGATACATCGGCTATGAATTTGACCCCTCCCCAATGCAAAGCATCGGGGAAACCAATGCCGACGGCGAAAAGAGCCCGACTCCCAATGAAACGAATCTTCCACCGGCCATTGAAGATTTTATTCGGCGCTTCCTAAACAGCCAAGAAAACCCAAAATAACTTCTCCAAAACATCGTCAACATAAATCACCGCAAGCCGCGATAACCTTTTCCCTCCCTCTCAACAAAAAAGTTGCGCGGTGGTTGCATTTCCGAGGGAAGTATTGACAAATTTTTAATCTGGAGTTAACCAGCCATAAACAAGCGCTCTGAAAAAAATGATGCAGAGCACAATTTTAATTTTTAACCCGCAAGGATGGGAGGTCAGGCGCATGAAAACTTTGATAACGATAACCTTCATTTTAAACATCGGCGTCCTTTTGGCAGAAGTACCCCAAAACATTGTTGTGCAGGGCAGGACATTCCAACCGCTGGCTACAATCAGCGGCACCGCCACCATCCTGCCCTCTGGATTTAACCAACCTTTTTCCGTTCAAACAGATAAAGAAGGGGTATTTCAATTCGACCTAACCGGCTTATCCTCCGACGTTTTTTCTTCTAAAGACAGCTCGCTGCGCCTTCAGATCGGGACCACTACCATTGATATTCCTTTTAGGACCGTGCCTTTTGCCTTCCGGGCGGCGACGGCGGATGCAGTACCGCAGACAGCTTCGCTGCAAATAACCAGTATGACCGTCACCAATGTGACGGCATCAAGCGCGACGATTGAAGGCCAGCTAAAGGTCGGCAGCGGTTTAAGCGTTGGGCCAAATACAATTGAAATAGGAGCCACGGCGGCAGGGACAAATAATGAAATTCGATTTACAGGATCAAATACGGCAGGAGGAGAAACCTTCGGTGGAAGAATTGTAACAGCCGGTGGAGTCGGTGGTCCGGGTCCACTGCTCTTCAGATCGGCGGGTGCAACGAATATTATTCTTGATTCGGGTGGCGACGTTGAAATCCCCGGTAATGATTTATCGTTTACGGGAGCAGCCCCCAGAAGCATTTCGGCGGCCGGACGGCTTAATATTTTAGCCGGAGGAACCGAGCCGCTTCTTATCAATCCCGGCGTTGCCAACAATGTCGGCATAGGAGTCCCGGCAGCCACGCCGCCCGTCAACAAATTGGATGTGGCGGGTGCGACGGCGATCGGCGCTGCTTATGCTGGGACAAACTCTGCGCCGACCAATGGCTTGATCGTGGAGGGAGCTGTAGGTGTCGGGACTTTCATTCCATCCTCAACTTTAGAGGTCGCTGGCAATATCGAGGCAGGCGGATTACTGGACAACGACGGCAGCAATTTTTTTGAAGAAGGCGCCTCCGAGGGTTCTTGCGCCGGCGGCACTTTTGTTTCGGGCATAGGCGCTAACGGAGCTCTTGCTTGTGGGGCTCCTGCGGCGACAGAAGCTGATGGCGTCATCGGCAATGAAATCCTTAATGCGACAAATACAACCCTAACGAGAAGCGGAGCAGGAACAAGCGCCGATCCGTATACCCTAGGCCTCAACTTAGCTAATGCTAATACCTGGACGACCGCCCAAACCTTTGGCAGTGGAGCCAATTTTCCTGGCTCAGGCATCTGGAACACTTCAGGTAATGTTGGCATCGGCACTTCAAATCCTGAATCAATATTACACGTGGTTGGACAAAACTCAACATTTGATGTTCCCATCCCACTACCGAATGTTTTAACAGCCATCGCCGGCAGTAACACTACGCCATTTCGTGGACCAGTGGTAGCCGGTGGCATCATTCTTCGGGGAGGATTTGCGCGTATAGGTGGAAGCGTAGAGATTTCGGCGGGCAATGCTTTCAGTAGCGGTGGTAGCGTAATAATTAATGCAGGTACCGGCTCTGCTTCGCACAGCGATGGATTAGTCCACATTGCCAGCAATAGAGCTTCTCTTTTTGTAGGACCTATTCCCGCCGACTTCCTTGGTCTTCCTACCGAAAAATTAGACGTTAATGGCAATGCCAAGTTCAGAGGAAATATCTTTGTTTCCGGCACTAAAAGTTTTGTGATGGATCATCCAACCAACCCCGATAAACAAATTATCTACTACGCTCTAGAAGGACCAGAGGCAGGAACCTTTGCACGAGGTACATCTCAACTCACCAACGGGCAAGCCGTTATCCAACTACCTGATCACTTCGGGTTTGTCACAAGCCAAAACGCGCCTTTAACTGTTCAGGTGACACCATGGGAAGAATGCAACGGGCTTTATGTCGCTCAACGTGATACCAGCCGTATCATAGTCAAAGAACTGAAAGGTGGGACTTCAAATATCAAATTTGACTACTTGGTCCAAGGCATCCGCAAAGGCTACGAAAACGCCGCTATCATTCAAGACAAACCAAAACCGGTACAGGGAAACGGAATAAATCCAACGGAACAATAGAGATGGAGAACCACGACCACGAAACCTTATGATCAAAACCAAATTGCCGGCAATATTCTGTGTTTTATTTCTTGCTGGAATTTCGCGTGGAGATGAATTGCGCTCCAATATTATCCCCGCGGCAGGCACAATCAATGCGGGTTCATTGCAGACTATAACGGTCGGAGAATCGGTTGCGCAAAGGGGCGCTGATATTATCGCGGGTTTTGGTTTTACTTACACAATCCAACCCATAGACATTCAACCTCCCCGAAGCGCTTTATCGTTAGGCACGCCTCTTTTTTTGAAAGACGGATCTGTTTTTATCCGCTCCAATACGCCAATCACTTTGAGTTCCATCGACGATCTCGTATCCACAGGCGATAACGTTGGTTTGGGTATTGCCCTGCAGACTTTAAAGGTTGATGGAGGTTTGCGATCTATCTTCAGCAACACCAACCCTGCCATCGGTGCTTCTTTCGTTTCCACATTTACTTTGATCCAGGATGCCGACGGTTTTCATGATTTGGAATTTTTTGCCCAGGACATCAAAGAAAATAAAGAAGAAGCCAAACTTCAAAGAATAGCCCTGGATAATACACCTCCTGTGACGGCATTAAAACCAAGCGGAGAGTTTTTTATTAACGGGCAATTCCCTGATCAAGTGGCGGGAAACAGGCAATTCGCCCCGCTTTCTTTCGTCTACGCGCTCCCAGCCCAAGACCCATCAGTCAACGGTGTGGCTTCCGGGGTTTTATTTACCCGTTTCCGCGTCATCCCCCTGACGGCTCCCCTGGGAATGCTGGTCGAGCCTTCGGCGCAAGCAAAGGCCGGCATTCATTTTGGCGTCTTCGATCCTTTGGGCCCTTTTGCATTAAGCGAAGGAATCAGCAGAATCGAGTTCCAGAGCACGGACAATGTCTTAAATCAAGAAATTATCAAGGGCGTTACCGTTTATGTGGACGCCACGCCTCCGGCAAGCAACCTGGTCTTAAGCGGCCCGCAGCTTCAAAGCGGCCCCACCGTGTTTGTCTCCGCCGCAACTGAGTTTTCTTTGCCGGCGCAAGACCCGATTGTTAAAGATGTTGCCTCAGGCCTTTATGGCGTCAACTACAGCATAAATGCCGGAGCAAATCAGAAATTTAACGGAGCTTTTGGGCTTTCTGAAGGCATAAGAGCTCTTAAGTTTTTCGCGCAAGACAACGTGGGCAATACGGAAGCGACTCAAAACAGGGTTTTCCATGTGGACGCCACGGCTCCTGCAACCACGGTTTCCTATCAAGGCCCCGCTCTTTTGCCGCCTTATCCCCCGGACGTTGTCGGCCAAGGAGCTGATGTTATTGCAAGCAGCTCGACGGCCATTGTTTTGACCGCCGCAGACCTCGCTGTGTCAGGGGTGGCCTCCGGCGTCAAAGAACTGCTTTATCGCGTCAACGGCGGGTCTTTCCAGAATTACAATGCGGCTATTTCTCTTGCCGCCGAAGGCCTGCATACCATTGAATACCAGGCCAAGGATCAGGTCGATAACATGGAAACCTTAAAAACCTTGAAGGTGGCCGTGGACAATACCGCACCTTTAAGCCAGTTAAGCGTGGGAAATCCCAAGTATGAAGCCGGGGAGTCAAGCCCTACGTTCGTGCGCTCGGACACGCCTTTAACGGTTGTGGCGCAAGACCCTATCTCGGGCGGTGTGGCTTCCGGCGTTAAAGAATCTCTTTATTCCGTTGAAGGATCGACCTTCGTGATACAAAGCGGTTCTTTCAATTTAGCGGGTTTGCCCGACGGCTTAAAAACGATTTCATTTTTCAGCCGCGATCGAGTGATGAACGAAGAATCGGTTAAAACTCAAACCCTGACCCTCGATAATACGCCTCCTCAAACAACCATTTCTTTAAGCTCCGGGTTCCAAGCCTTTGATCGCACCATCATTGGGGCCAATACCCAAGTTAGTTTGAGCGCCGTTGACCCTGTCATCAACAAGGTAGCATCGGGCGTATCCGAGATTCTATTCGCTATTGATCCAGCGGGCAGTCAGGGGACGAGCCCTCTTCAAACTTATGCCGGAAACTTTTCTATCTCCAATCAAGGAGAATTCGTTATTTCTTACCAAGCTAAAGACAAACTCTCAAATATAGAAACCCTAAAAACATTTAGATTTTTTGTCGCTCCGCTCTCGGATGCTGCTGTTGTTGCCTCGGCAACCACCACCTTTGAAATGAGCGGCACACCGGAAGTCAAAGGCAATATTCTTTCCAACGGCGCTTTTAAATTATCCGGCAATGCCAAGGTGACAGGCAATGTGACCGCGCCGGAAATAAGTATCAATGGAAATAATGCATCCGTTTCTGGCAGCCAAATCCTGCAAGCCAACGCTGTTCATCCTTTGCCCATCGAACTTTCTTCGATCCGTTCAGAAGTTCAGGTCTCAAACAATAACCAGCTCATACCATCGGGCTTTCTAAACCCGGAAGGGATTTTGACAGTAAGCAGTGGGGCTACGTTGACATTATCTACAGGCGTTTATTTGGTTTCCGGCTTGGAAGTCAACGGCCAAGGCAGCCTGGCGGCTGATGGCCCGGTCAATCTCTTTGTGACGGGTTCAATCAAAATTGAGGGCGGCGGCAAGTTAAACGCTCAGGGCAGATCATCCAGCTTCGTCATTTTCTCGGATTCTACGGCAGCCAACGAGTTTACGGGAGGAGCGCAAGCCTCGCTCATTCTGTATGCGCCTTTTGGTTCCTTTAAAACCTCCGGCAACGGCTCATTAGGCGGCCATTTTTTCGCCAAAGAAGCGAGCATTTATGGTAACTCCCTGGTTATTGAAGCCGGCCAGCAGCCGCCGGCTCAAGTAGCTGACGCCGATAGCGGCAATAACACGGATGCTAACGGAAACAATGGCGACAGCCAAGCTGATGGCAACGGGGGACAGAATCAAGACAACGGAAACGGTCAGGGTAATGGGGGAGGACAGGCTAATGCCGGAAACGGCAATGGCGGCAATGGAAATAATGGAAACGGTAATGCCAAAGGCAAGAAGACCGCGGATTTAATTTCAAACTCCAATTTTGAATTGGGCGAAGTTTACGCTTATCCCAACCCGGCCGTAGGAGCCGTTAAACCTACTCTGCATATTGAAGCAGGAGCGGCGGATTCCGTGCGGATTTTGATCTATGGGCTCTCCGGGGAACTCCTGCAAGAACAGAGCCTAAGCGGCCTGCCCCAAGTCATCGATGACGGACAAGGCCCCCAATACGCCTATGAATGGGGGTGGGACGGACATATACCGTCAGGGACTTATTTCTATTTGGTTGAAGCCAAAAAAGGCTCAGAAGTCTTAAGGACAAAAGGAAAGTTTTATGTCATCAGGTAATAATCTTATGACCAAGCATGTATACCCGCCACAACGACAGGCACGAAGGAACAGAGCTTGGCTAGTGGCTGTTTTGGCGGCTTTAGTTTGGATTGCGGTCTTAAGCCTGTCCCTTTTTGCCCAAACAACGCAAAAAACAGGGGCTGAATTTTTGAATATTCCCGTAGGAGCCCGGCCCGTGGGCATGGGAGGGGCTTATACGGCCTTGGCCAATGATATTTCCTCTTTGCACTGGAATCCGGCGGGATTGGCTTTAATGAATCGGCCTGAAATCGGGGCCATGTATTCTCAATGGCTTTTGGACAGTCAATACAATTTCCTGGGATTCGGGTATCCAACAAAAACAGGAACGTTTGCAGGCTCTATCAGCGTTCTTTCCCAGGGTGAGTCCCAAGCCAGAGGACAAAACAGGGAGCGAACAGGCTCGATTAAAGCCCAGGATCAAGCCTTGTCTTTAGGCTATGGACGCAGAATCGGGTCAATTAAAGCCGGATTAAACACAAAGCTGATTCAAAGCGAGATTGCGGGTTATAGAGCCAATACTGTTGCTTTTGATTTTGGCTTCATCGTCCCCTTGCGTACTAACCCCATATCCCTGGGCTTAGCCCTGCAGAACGTAGGCCCAGGGATTCGATTTATCGAACAGCGCGACCCATTGCCGTTGAGCCTTTCCGGGGGCTTAAGCTACCGGCTGCCCGTGGGCATTGCTTTGGCCTTGGATGTCAAACAACATCTCTACAGCCATAAAACCAATGTCAACATCGGCACCGAGTATCAGGCCCTGCCGGTCCTGAGCCTGCGCGGAGGTTACATTGCGGCTCTGGGCCAACAAGTCCCCCTGGCCAGCGACAGCGGACTCGACGGAATCTCCGGCGGCGTTGGGTTCCGTTTGATGGGAGCGCAGATTGATTATGCCTTCAAGCCCTTGGGTTGTTGGGGGATACGCATCGGGTGAGCTTGAAGATAAAATTTAAAAATTAACTGGGCGCTTATCTTAGCTGCCGCGGTAATGGGTGGATAGGATTTGAAAAAGCTGTTCGTTCCAGCTTGGCTCAGCCCGG
The DNA window shown above is from Elusimicrobiota bacterium and carries:
- a CDS encoding PorV/PorQ family protein — protein: MAVLAALVWIAVLSLSLFAQTTQKTGAEFLNIPVGARPVGMGGAYTALANDISSLHWNPAGLALMNRPEIGAMYSQWLLDSQYNFLGFGYPTKTGTFAGSISVLSQGESQARGQNRERTGSIKAQDQALSLGYGRRIGSIKAGLNTKLIQSEIAGYRANTVAFDFGFIVPLRTNPISLGLALQNVGPGIRFIEQRDPLPLSLSGGLSYRLPVGIALALDVKQHLYSHKTNVNIGTEYQALPVLSLRGGYIAALGQQVPLASDSGLDGISGGVGFRLMGAQIDYAFKPLGCWGIRIG
- a CDS encoding response regulator transcription factor, translated to MEKLFAPQSQQKHILITEDEDELRSYLEFALKREGYRVSLAKNIKEAVQIIAGAKPDLLVLDITLPDGNGLALCKRLKGLPFTRSLPVLILSARADTGAYAESIAAHADHYLNKPIEKSEQLLGWIRALLGKPALSEEENRCEIKSWFVDRNKGIHTLYYNKKAVFSDLPALHLDLIFHLMKAYPESIERIKLCHLVWGKNFTFNDHELTVLVSRLRKKFNAEGLPFPVKSCRYIGYEFDPSPMQSIGETNADGEKSPTPNETNLPPAIEDFIRRFLNSQENPK
- a CDS encoding polymer-forming cytoskeletal protein, with translation MRSNIIPAAGTINAGSLQTITVGESVAQRGADIIAGFGFTYTIQPIDIQPPRSALSLGTPLFLKDGSVFIRSNTPITLSSIDDLVSTGDNVGLGIALQTLKVDGGLRSIFSNTNPAIGASFVSTFTLIQDADGFHDLEFFAQDIKENKEEAKLQRIALDNTPPVTALKPSGEFFINGQFPDQVAGNRQFAPLSFVYALPAQDPSVNGVASGVLFTRFRVIPLTAPLGMLVEPSAQAKAGIHFGVFDPLGPFALSEGISRIEFQSTDNVLNQEIIKGVTVYVDATPPASNLVLSGPQLQSGPTVFVSAATEFSLPAQDPIVKDVASGLYGVNYSINAGANQKFNGAFGLSEGIRALKFFAQDNVGNTEATQNRVFHVDATAPATTVSYQGPALLPPYPPDVVGQGADVIASSSTAIVLTAADLAVSGVASGVKELLYRVNGGSFQNYNAAISLAAEGLHTIEYQAKDQVDNMETLKTLKVAVDNTAPLSQLSVGNPKYEAGESSPTFVRSDTPLTVVAQDPISGGVASGVKESLYSVEGSTFVIQSGSFNLAGLPDGLKTISFFSRDRVMNEESVKTQTLTLDNTPPQTTISLSSGFQAFDRTIIGANTQVSLSAVDPVINKVASGVSEILFAIDPAGSQGTSPLQTYAGNFSISNQGEFVISYQAKDKLSNIETLKTFRFFVAPLSDAAVVASATTTFEMSGTPEVKGNILSNGAFKLSGNAKVTGNVTAPEISINGNNASVSGSQILQANAVHPLPIELSSIRSEVQVSNNNQLIPSGFLNPEGILTVSSGATLTLSTGVYLVSGLEVNGQGSLAADGPVNLFVTGSIKIEGGGKLNAQGRSSSFVIFSDSTAANEFTGGAQASLILYAPFGSFKTSGNGSLGGHFFAKEASIYGNSLVIEAGQQPPAQVADADSGNNTDANGNNGDSQADGNGGQNQDNGNGQGNGGGQANAGNGNGGNGNNGNGNAKGKKTADLISNSNFELGEVYAYPNPAVGAVKPTLHIEAGAADSVRILIYGLSGELLQEQSLSGLPQVIDDGQGPQYAYEWGWDGHIPSGTYFYLVEAKKGSEVLRTKGKFYVIR